A window of the Sabethes cyaneus chromosome 1, idSabCyanKW18_F2, whole genome shotgun sequence genome harbors these coding sequences:
- the LOC128745751 gene encoding uncharacterized protein LOC128745751, producing the protein MACVLRFVSNCRRRKEGIPVETLKATENQAKLLKPIRWSVMRSPLKQEEFQQAEWHLLRVVQAEVFGDELKTLIRNRDRPMNEWIALEKSSPLYKLTPLVDENGIIRMEGRTEKAEFFPFDLRFPVILPREHYVTRMIVQYYHARLEHGYRETVKNEIRQRFYIPKVGALVQNVSKACQWCKVFRSRPRVPRMAALPVERLQPYRRPFSFVGVDYLGPVNVSVSRHSEKRWIVVFTCFVTRAIHLEISTNLTTQSCLMAIHRFMHRRRPPQEFFSDNGTNLKGASKELTKRVNDINSDCADELTDVRTKWTFNPPAAPHMGGVWERLVRSVKEALNTLNDGKRLTDEILHTSVTSAEDIINSRPLVYVPQEMEEAEALSPNHFLRGISPNEAQMISPPPHSAETLRDAYKRSQELTQNMWDRWIKEYVPSLNQRTKWHGESTMLKKGDLVYVVEGPSGDPGYVEESRRSSRRAMVVCGRR; encoded by the coding sequence ATGGCTTGTGTTCTTAGATTCGTGTCGAACTGCCGTAGGCGAAAGGAGGGCATTCCAGTAGAAACGTTGAAGGCTACGGAAAATCAGGCGAAGTTGTTGAAACCAATTAGGTGGTCGGTGATGCGCTCGCCGTTGAAGCAGGAGGAGTTCCAACAGGCAGAATGGCATCTGTTACGCGTTGTTCAGGCCGAAGTGTTTGGAGATGAGCTGAAGACCTTGATAAGGAATAGGGATCGTCCCATGAACGAGTGGATAGCGTTGGAGAAATCAAGCCCACTGTATAAGCTGACACCATTGGTCGACGAAAACGGTATCATTCGCATGGAAGGGCGTACAGAGAAGGCAGAGTTCTTTCCGTTCGATTTGCGCTTTCCGGTGATCCTGCCGAGAGAGCATTACGTTACGAGGATGATAGTGCAATATTATCACGCACGCCTTGAACATGGATACAGAGAGACGgtgaaaaacgaaattcggcAGCGGTTTTATATTCCAAAAGTTGGTGCTTTGGTACAAAATGTTTCAAAGGCGTGTCAGTGGTGTAAGGTGTTTCGTAGTCGACCACGAGTTCCGAGAATGGCGGCTCTGCCTGTGGAGCGACTACAACCGTATCGACGACCATTCAGTTTCGTCGGCGTTGACTATTTGGGCCCGGTTAACGTATCCGTGTCCCGGCATAGCGAAAAGCGTTGGATAGTAGTATTCACCTGCTTTGTGACACGCGCGATCCATCTGGAAATAAGCACCAATCTGACTACGCAGTCTTGTTTGATGGCTATCCATCGTTTCATGCATCGTCGAAGACCGCCGCAAGAATTCTTCTCCGACAATGGAACCAATTTGAAAGGAGCAAGCAAGGAACTGACGAAACGTGTCAATGACATCAACAGCGATTGTGCGGATGAGTTGACCGATGTGCGTACGAAGTGGACTTTCAATCCACCAGCTGCCCCCCACATGGGTGGAGTTTGGGAGCGGTTGGTTAGATCGGTTAAGGAGGCGTTGAACACACTTAACGACGGGAAGCGGCTGACAGACGAGATTCTGCACACGTCCGTGACTAGTGCGGAAGATATTATTAATTCTAGGCCATTAGTCTACGTACCGCAGGAGATGGAAGAAGCAGAAGCACTTAGTCCGAACCACTTCTTGCGTGGGATTTCGCCGAACGAGGCGCAGATGATCTCGCCTCCCCCGCATTCAGCAGAGACTCTACGGGATGCGTACAAGCGTTCACAGGAGTTGACACAGAACATGTGGGACCGGTGGATTAAGGAATACGTCCCTTCCTTAAACCAGCGGACCAAGTGGCATGGAGAATCGACGATGCTGAAAAAAGGCGACTTGGTCTACGTAGTCGAGGGTCCAAGCGGAGATCCTGGATACGTGGAAGAATCGAGGAGGTCATCCCGGCGAGCGATGGTCGTGTGCGGCAGGCGTTAG
- the LOC128745752 gene encoding uncharacterized protein LOC128745752: MTESKTSSCIMCQEVDTFDMVQCDVCDQWTHFGCAGVNDKIKDHPWSCLKRCNSLQIPKQKKGAAIATAKKTADGKKNSRSEGGSVSSVNAILDDSLAKLQEEMEAKEKAMENERILRKKRLEMERALREKQLRVERELREMELQQDREFQARELQQEQEMLNRRLVEEEEFLKKRNKLRQNFDAAKAGLVQNYSKVDEEENVDEPAGNDSDGDCDEILSQKVEKWLGGKSFECDDRRKSVKNVAVFELVSTRRTTGVHNERFKGLSVPFIAYRSEDLAREQAIGGQTRKGDDLLRLTAEEKTVLADFRMNRMGNGPRMNGPGIEPAGLSQAQIAARQSVSKQLPVFRGEAELWPIFISSYEYTTQACGFSNLDNLKRLQDCLKGDALEAVRSRLVLPDSVPDVIHDLQNLFAKPEKLLKTLLAKVRQAKPPRADRLESFIHFGITVKQLCDHLEAAKLVDHLSNPMLVQELVDKLPPNYKLEWVRFKRDKTGTPLRIFTEFMNGIVSDVSEISEFSSLDLTDRNERSGSSRRAKLNKREYVHIHSSSPTSKDTVPSGRSEMPNERSEVPSLRGEKPCWVCRRTDHKIRFCDDFRKFNVAERLKVVEKFKRCELCLNNHGKSRCNFRIRCNVVGCQGNHHTLLHRSEEVVQIMEVQCNAHSRLNRSVVFRMVPVTLHCGNRKLDILAFLDEGSSVTLVEDSVVNTLKVNGVVEPLIVTWTGNTKRYENGSRRVDLMVSARGSAEKFVLREARTVGDLVLPKQEMQFREIATRYPHLQGLPVQDYNREEPKMMIGLDNLSVFAPLESKVGQPGEPIGVRSKLGWTVYGPEKGHSSGITAAGIPESAENSRAREILKTTMVRIGDRFETGLLWRDDLVVFPDSYPMAAKRMEALERKLSKNDELRSNVIHQIGEYQSKGYAHRLTDKELACTDPSAVWYLPLNVVVNPKKPGKVRLVWDAAASVSGVSLNSKLLKGPDLLTSLVAVLQRFRERPVGFGGDLKEMFHQYMIRAQDKQAQRFVFRPCKSAAPQIYVMDVGTFGATCSPCSAQYIKNLNAEQFTDEYPEVAKAIVHNHYVDDYFDSVDTVEEAVRLAKNVATVHSRGGFVMRNWVSNSMEFLRQMGERNSGDPVHFHENKETGTERVLGIIWEPAKDAFSFSTTPREEFLSALAGTEKPTKRMVLSCVMTMFDPLGLLSPFTVLGKMLVQDLWRTGCGWDEKISDECMPTWTHWVNLIPTIAEVRIGRSYFGTALSHQVKNLQLHIFTDAGEKAYGCVAYLRAEINGKNVCALVMSRSKVAPLKQLSIPRLELQAAVLGARLMRTVQKNHSFAIQQTYLWTDSQTVLSWIRSDQRRYKQFVGFRIGEILSSTKLADWRWTPTRLNEADRLTKWRHDVELESDGS, translated from the exons ATGACTGAATCGAAGACCAGTAGTTGTATTATGTGCCAGGAAGTGGACACATTCGATATGGTGCAGTGTGACGTTTGCGACCAGTGGACGCATTTCGGCTGCGCTGGTGTAAACGATAAAATTAAAGACCATCCGTGGAGCTGTCTGAAGCGCTGCAATTCTCTGCAAATACCAAAGCAGAAGAAAGGTGCTGCTATCGCTACGGCGAAAAAGACCGCTGACGGAAAGAAGAATTCGCGAAGTGAAGGTGGTTCGGTGAGCAGTGTTAATGCGATACTCGATGATTCCCTTGCAAAATTACAGGAAGAGATGGAAGCCAAAGAGAAGGCTATGGAAAACGAGCGTATTCTGCGTAAGAAACGGCTAGAAATGGAACGCGCGCTGAGGGAGAAACAGTTACGAGTCGAAAGAGAACTTCGCGAGATGGAGTTGCAGCAAGACCGTGAGTTTCAGGCACGAGAGTTGCAGCAAGAACAGGAAATGCTGAATCGGCGCTTGGTGGAGGAAGAAGAGTTTTTGAAAAAACGGAATAAGTTAAGGCAAAATTTCGATGCGGCGAAAGCAGGCCTGGTGCAAAACTATAGCAAGGTGGACGAAGAAGAGAATGTAGACGAACCTGCAGGCAACGACTCAGACGGCGATTGCGATGAGATTCTCAGCCAGAAGGTGGAAAAGTGGCTCGGCGGAAAAAGCTTCGAATGTGACGATAGACGGAAATCGGTAAAAAATGTTGCGGTATTCGAATTAGTTAGTACGAGGAGAACTACAGGGGTACATAACGAAAGATTCAAAGGGCTTTCGGTTCCCTTTATTGCATATCGATCGGAAGACCTGGCTCGCGAGCAGGCAATTGGCGGCCAAACCCGCAAAGGGGATGATTTATTACGGCTGACGGCGGAGGAGAAAACGGTGTTGGCAGATTTCCGTATGAACCGGATGGGCAACGGACCAAGGATGAACGGGCCGGGGATTGAGCCGGCAGGGCTTTCCCAAGCACAAATTGCCGCCCGGCAATCCGTTTCTAAGCAGTTACCGGTGTTTAGGGGGGAAGCTGAACTGTGGCCAATATTCATCAGCAGTTACGAATACACAACTCAAGCTTGTGGGTTCTCCAATCTGGACAACCTGAAGCGATTGCAGGACTGTTTGAAAGGGGATGCACTCGAGGCTGTGAGGAGTCGGTTAGTTTTACCCGATTCGGTTCCCGATGTCATTCATGATCTACAGAATTTATTTGCTAAACCAGAGAAGCTGTTGAAGACGTTACTGGCGAAGGTTCGTCAAGCCAAACCACCGAGGGCTGACCGTTTAGAATCCTTTATACATTTCGGCATTACGGTCAAGCAGTTATGCGATCACTTAGAAGCCGCGAAGTTAGTGGATCACCTTAGTAATCCCATGTTGGTCCAGGAGCTTGTAGATAAACTTCCCCCGAATTATAAGCTGGAGTGGGTCCGCTTTAAACGGGACAAAACTGGTACTCCGCTAAGAATCTTTACCGAGTTTATGAACGGTATTGTTTCAGACGTTTCGGAGATTAGTGAGTTTTCTTCCCTAGATCTCACTGACCGAAATGAACGATCCGGAAGCTCCAGAAGAGCAAAGCTGAACAAAAGGGAGTATGTCCATATCCACAGTTCCTCGCCCACCAGTAAGGATACAGTGCCGAGTGGCAGAAGCGAGATGCCGAATGAAAGAAGCGAAGTGCCGAGTTTAAGAGGGGAGAAACCGTGTTGGGTGTGCCGAAGAACCGATCACAAAATTAGATTCTGCGATGACTTTCGAAAGTTTAACGTTGCTGAACGCTTGAAGGTCGTCGAGAAGTTTAAGCGGTGCGAGTTGTGCCTCAACAACCACGGCAAGAGTCGCTGTAATTTTCGAATACGTTGTAACGTAGTGGGTTGCCAGGGAAACCACCATACTCTCTTGCATCGCTCAGAAGAAGTCGTTCAGATCATGGAGGTTCAGTGCAACGCTCACAGTCGTTTGAATCGCTCAGTTGTCTTCCGCATGGTTCCAGTTACACTTCACTGTGGGAACAGAAAACTGGATATTCTTGCCTTCTTGGACGAAGGGTCCTCAGTTACTCTAGTAGAGGATTCCGTCGTGAATACGTTGAAGGTCAACGGAGTCGTCGAACCGCTAATCGTCACGTGGACCGGAAATACGAAACGTTATGAAAACGGCTCGAGGAGAGTGGATTTGATGGTGTCTGCTCGGGGTTCTGCCGAGAAATTCGTGCTCCGTGAAGCGCGCACTGTCGGGGATCTTGTACTGCCGAAACAGGAAATGCAGTTTCGCGAAATTGCGACACGTTACCCTCACCTGCAGGGTTTGCCTGTCCAGGATTATAATAGAGAAGAACCGAAGATGATGATTGGGCTGGACAACCTATCCGTATTTGCGCCACTCGAGTCCAAAGTTGGACAGCCAGGTGAACCCATAGGCGTTCGATCGAAGTTAGGCTGGACAGTTTACGGGCCAGAAAAAGGGCATTCG AGCGGAATCACGGCGGCTGGAATTCCAGAGTCTGCTGAAAACAGCCGAGCGCGTGAGATACTGAAAACCACCATGGTGCGCATAGGTGACCGGTTTGAGACGGGGCTTTTGTGGCGTGACGACTTGGTAGTTTTTCCCGACAGCTATCCCATGGCTGCAAAACGGATGGAAGCTTTGGAGAGAAAGTTGTCGAAGAACGATGAGTTGCGGAGTAATGTAATCCACCAGATTGGGGAGTACCAAAGCAAAGGCTACGCACACAGGTTAACGGATAAAGAACTTGCTTGTACAGATCCGTCGGCTGTGTGGTATCTTCCCCTGAATGTAGTGGTGAACCCCAAGAAACCAGGTAAAGTGCGTCTGGTGTGGGATGCAGCAGCGTCAGTTAGCGGAGTGTCTCTCAATAGTAAGCTACTGAAGGGTCCGGATTTGTTGACATCCCTAGTGGCAGTGCTTCAACGCTTTCGAGAACGGCCTGTTGGATTTGGTGGAGATCTCAAAGAGATGTTCCACCAGTACATGATAAGAGCACAAGATAAACAAGCTCAACGGTTTGTATTTAGACCCTGCAAGAGTGCAGCTCCGCAAATATACGTGATGGACGTTGGTACCTTTGGAGCAACCTGTTCCCCGTGTTCAGCACAGTATATAAAGAACCTGAACGCTGAGCAATTCACCGATGAGTACCCCGAAGTAGCAAAGGCGATTGTCCACAACCACTACGTTGACGATTACTTCGACAGCGTCGACACAGTCGAAGAGGCAGTTCGGCTAGCAAAGAATGTCGCAACGGTCCACTCTCGTGGAGGATTTGTCATGAGAAACTGGGTATCCAACTCGATGGAGTTCCTGCGGCAAATGGGTGAGCGTAATAGTGGAGATCCTGTCCATTTTCACGAAAATAAAGAAACCGGAACGGAACGCGTCCTAGGAATTATCTGGGAACCGgcaaaagatgcattttcattCTCTACCACCCCACGTGAAGAATTTCTGTCAGCTCTAGCTGGAACGGAAAAGCCTACGAAGAGGATGGTTCTCAGCTGCGTTATGACGATGTTTGATCCTCTGGGACTCCTGTCGCCGTTCacagtactgggaaagatgctgGTTCAAGACCTGTGGAGAACGGGTTGTGGATGGGATGAGAAAATCAGCGATGAATGCATGCCGACGTGGACACACTGGGTCAATTTGATCCCAACGATTGCAGAAGTGAGAATAGGGAGGAGCTATTTCGGGACAGCACTATCCCATCAAGTGAAAAACCTTCAGCTTCACATCTTTACCGATGCGGGTGAGAAAGCGTACGGTTGCGTGGCTTATCTTCGCGCCGAGATCAATGGAAAAAATGTCTGTGCGCTAGTGATGAGTCGGAGTAAGGTCGCTCCGCTGAAGCAGTTAAGCATTCCTCGGCTTGAACTTCAGGCGGCAGTGCTGGGCGCTAGACTGATGCGTACTGTCCAGAAAAACCACAGCTTCGCTATTCAGCAAACATACCTCTGGACTGACTCGCAAACGGTGTTATCCTGGATCAGATCGGACCAACGGAGATATAAACAGTTCGTTGGGTTTCGCATTGGAGAGATCCTCAGCAGCACGAAGCTGGCAGATTGGCGGTGGACCCCAACAAGGTTAAACGAAGCAGATAGGTTGACGAAGTGGAGGCATGATGTGGAGTTAGAATCAGACGGCAGCTAG